Proteins encoded together in one Mycoplasma miroungirhinis window:
- the mnmG gene encoding tRNA uridine-5-carboxymethylaminomethyl(34) synthesis enzyme MnmG, protein MENNKFDAIVIGGGHAGIEAVYALAKRNLKVALVTLDQTKLAMMPCNPSIGGSAKGIITREIDELGGVQGLFADKAMIQIKVLNTSKGPAVWSLRAQIDKDEYCKLILEDILKQKNITLIEDLVLELIVENQTIKGIKTEKNDLLYANVVVMTTGVYMNSRILQGETVKQSGPNDQRTDVNLSKNLEKYGFRLQRLKTGTPCRIYTDSIEFSEVEQEALDKNLLSFSSRSGIVLDEQTSCWLTHTTAQTREIVLQNLKRSSMYSGLIVGTGPRYCPSFEDKIVRFKEKISHHIFFEPETKKGDVMYINGLSTSMPIEVQDQMIRTIPGLKNAKVQKYGYAIEYDAINPLDLKRNLETKWIKGFFSAGQPNGTSGYEEAAAQGLVAGINAANYLQNKTPLYLDRSDSYIGVLIDDLVTKGTAEPYRMLTSRAEYRLLLRNDNVDQRMSKYAFENEMISEAEFKKIQNKYSQITQKINEFKNKYVSSTSALGKKYNVEHGISYLKLLARPDVDAKDLIDDDFKYFDELAINVRLHGYIEKQLNQAVKMKRLESLNIPEDIDYFLVENLAHEAKEKLSKIRPTTIGQASRISGINPADIQMLMFYMDQRKSKL, encoded by the coding sequence ATGGAAAATAATAAATTCGATGCAATTGTAATAGGTGGAGGACATGCTGGAATTGAAGCTGTTTATGCTTTAGCCAAAAGAAATCTAAAAGTTGCTTTAGTGACTTTAGATCAAACTAAATTAGCAATGATGCCTTGCAATCCATCAATTGGTGGTAGTGCAAAAGGTATCATCACTCGTGAAATTGATGAATTAGGTGGTGTTCAAGGTTTATTTGCTGATAAAGCAATGATACAAATCAAGGTTTTAAACACGTCAAAAGGTCCTGCAGTTTGAAGCTTACGTGCTCAAATTGATAAAGATGAATATTGTAAATTAATTTTAGAAGACATCTTAAAACAAAAAAATATTACTTTAATAGAAGATCTGGTTTTAGAATTAATCGTAGAAAATCAAACTATTAAAGGTATTAAAACTGAAAAAAATGATTTATTATATGCAAATGTAGTAGTTATGACAACTGGTGTGTATATGAATTCTCGGATTTTACAAGGTGAAACAGTTAAACAATCCGGACCAAATGATCAAAGAACCGATGTAAATCTATCCAAGAATTTAGAAAAATATGGTTTTAGATTACAAAGACTAAAAACTGGAACTCCATGTCGAATTTATACAGATTCTATTGAGTTTAGTGAAGTGGAACAAGAAGCATTAGATAAAAACTTACTTTCTTTTTCTTCAAGAAGTGGAATTGTTTTAGATGAACAAACATCATGTTGATTAACTCATACAACTGCACAAACAAGAGAAATTGTTTTACAAAATTTAAAACGTTCTAGTATGTATAGTGGTTTAATTGTTGGTACAGGTCCTAGATATTGTCCTTCTTTTGAAGATAAAATAGTGCGATTCAAAGAAAAAATTTCACACCATATTTTCTTTGAACCTGAAACTAAAAAAGGCGATGTAATGTATATTAACGGATTAAGTACTTCAATGCCTATCGAAGTACAAGATCAAATGATTAGAACTATTCCTGGACTAAAAAATGCAAAAGTACAAAAATATGGTTATGCAATAGAATATGATGCAATTAATCCCTTAGATTTAAAAAGAAATTTAGAAACTAAATGAATTAAAGGCTTTTTTAGTGCAGGTCAACCTAATGGAACCAGTGGCTATGAAGAAGCTGCTGCTCAAGGATTAGTAGCAGGTATAAATGCTGCAAATTATTTACAAAATAAAACTCCTTTATATTTAGATAGAAGTGATTCTTATATTGGTGTTTTAATTGATGATTTAGTTACAAAAGGTACAGCAGAACCTTATCGTATGTTAACTAGTCGTGCTGAATATCGTTTATTACTAAGAAACGATAATGTCGATCAAAGAATGTCAAAATATGCATTTGAAAATGAAATGATTTCTGAAGCGGAATTTAAAAAAATTCAAAATAAATACTCACAAATTACTCAAAAAATCAATGAATTTAAAAATAAATATGTAAGTTCAACTAGTGCTCTGGGAAAAAAATATAATGTTGAGCACGGAATAAGTTATTTAAAATTATTAGCTCGTCCTGATGTGGATGCTAAAGATTTAATTGATGATGATTTTAAATATTTTGATGAACTTGCAATTAATGTTCGTTTACATGGCTATATTGAAAAACAATTAAATCAAGCAGTAAAAATGAAAAGATTAGAGAGCTTAAATATACCAGAAGATATAGATTATTTTTTAGTTGAAAATTTAGCACATGAAGCTAAAGAAAAACTTTCTAAAATCAGACCCACAACAATAGGCCAAGCATCAAGAATTAGTGGTATTAATCCTGCTGATATTCAAATGTTAATGTTTTATATGGATCAAAGAAAAAGTAAATTATAA
- the rbfA gene encoding 30S ribosome-binding factor RbfA, with translation MNNIKHERKASLFTQLLSNALYDLKDFDVTNVAINDIELSNDDSHVKVYVTIFKDKERYFNKLVNMSPFLRSVISKSWKYHRLPEIHFTIDKLENQAQRIENILRRIKEEDGK, from the coding sequence ATGAATAATATCAAACATGAACGTAAAGCAAGTTTATTTACACAATTATTATCAAATGCTTTGTATGATTTAAAAGATTTTGATGTTACAAATGTTGCAATCAATGATATTGAACTATCTAATGATGATTCACATGTTAAAGTGTATGTCACAATTTTTAAAGATAAAGAAAGATATTTTAATAAATTAGTTAATATGTCACCTTTTTTAAGAAGTGTCATATCTAAAAGTTGAAAATACCACAGATTACCTGAAATTCACTTTACAATTGATAAATTAGAAAATCAAGCACAAAGAATAGAAAACATTTTAAGACGAATAAAAGAAGAAGATGGAAAATAA
- the infB gene encoding translation initiation factor IF-2, which yields MAKKSNRKSNINDIKTHLEKSEVKLEDGIFHFIGPMTINEFSKRITKTSNEIITYFFKKGILKNINTTLNEEEIAELCLEFGWDFVKSDNVNAQNVVDSLIIDTENEKLETRPAIVTIMGHVDHGKTTLIDKIRKSDVISSEFGGITQHTGAYQVKYDEKYITFLDTPGHEAFTEMRSRGAKVTDIVVLVVAADDGVKPQTIEAIDHSKAANVPIIVFVNKMDKPNKDVEKLKSQLSESDIVSEEWGGDVQFVYGSALTGEGIEKLFEAIFLQAEILDLKAVWNREAIGTIIESRLDKGKGVVATLIVENGTLLPRDFIVAGSQYGKIRSLTDTEGNDITFATPGMPCVITGLNSNPQSGDKFVGISDEKFAKKLAEEKKFLDKQKELNEKNIQLTNTNEKTKIINVIVKTDVQGTAEAIKNTLINLTTEEVSIKIIRATIGDVTKADVALASTCEALIYGFNVNINESVKSYADSKNIVFKNYNVIYKIVEELTHKIKGFKEPVYEEVQIAEAVVLQIFFYSKIGQITGAKVVNGKVKANAKVEVIRRNKVIYKGVIDSLKREKNDAKSVDNGFEFGTHIKDFNDIQVDDILRFYEDVLVEDE from the coding sequence ATGGCAAAAAAATCAAATAGAAAATCAAATATAAATGATATAAAAACTCATTTAGAAAAATCAGAAGTTAAGTTAGAAGATGGCATTTTCCACTTTATAGGTCCAATGACTATTAATGAATTTAGTAAAAGAATTACTAAAACTTCCAATGAAATCATTACATACTTTTTCAAAAAAGGAATTTTAAAAAATATTAATACTACTTTAAACGAAGAAGAAATTGCTGAATTATGTTTAGAATTTGGTTGAGATTTTGTTAAAAGTGATAACGTAAATGCACAAAATGTAGTAGATAGTTTAATAATTGATACTGAAAACGAAAAATTAGAAACTAGACCAGCAATTGTTACAATTATGGGTCATGTAGACCATGGTAAAACTACTTTGATTGATAAAATTAGAAAAAGTGATGTTATTTCTAGTGAATTTGGTGGTATTACTCAACATACTGGAGCATATCAAGTTAAATATGATGAAAAATATATTACCTTTTTAGATACTCCAGGACATGAAGCATTTACCGAAATGCGTTCAAGAGGAGCAAAAGTAACTGATATTGTTGTTTTAGTTGTAGCAGCAGATGATGGAGTTAAACCACAAACCATTGAAGCTATTGACCATTCAAAAGCTGCTAATGTTCCTATTATTGTTTTTGTAAATAAAATGGATAAACCTAATAAAGATGTAGAAAAATTAAAAAGTCAACTCTCTGAATCTGATATTGTAAGTGAAGAATGAGGAGGAGACGTACAATTTGTATATGGATCAGCCTTAACTGGTGAAGGAATTGAAAAATTATTTGAAGCTATTTTCTTACAAGCTGAAATTTTAGATTTAAAAGCTGTTTGAAACCGTGAAGCCATTGGAACAATTATTGAATCTAGATTAGATAAAGGAAAAGGTGTTGTTGCTACTTTAATTGTTGAAAACGGAACGTTATTACCTCGTGATTTTATAGTTGCTGGTAGTCAATATGGAAAAATTAGAAGTTTAACTGATACTGAAGGAAATGATATAACATTTGCAACACCTGGAATGCCTTGTGTTATTACTGGTCTAAATTCAAATCCTCAATCTGGTGATAAATTTGTAGGTATTAGTGATGAAAAATTTGCTAAAAAACTAGCAGAAGAGAAGAAATTCTTAGATAAACAAAAAGAATTAAACGAAAAAAATATTCAATTAACTAACACAAATGAAAAAACCAAAATAATTAATGTTATTGTCAAAACAGATGTTCAAGGTACAGCTGAAGCAATTAAAAACACATTAATAAATTTAACAACTGAAGAAGTTTCTATCAAAATTATTAGAGCGACTATAGGAGATGTTACAAAAGCTGATGTTGCTTTAGCTAGCACTTGTGAAGCTTTAATTTATGGTTTTAATGTAAATATAAATGAATCAGTTAAAAGTTATGCAGATTCAAAAAATATAGTATTTAAAAATTACAATGTTATTTATAAAATTGTTGAAGAATTAACACACAAAATTAAAGGATTTAAAGAACCTGTTTATGAAGAAGTACAAATTGCTGAAGCAGTTGTATTACAAATTTTCTTCTATTCAAAAATTGGTCAAATAACAGGTGCTAAAGTTGTTAATGGAAAAGTTAAAGCAAATGCTAAAGTAGAAGTTATTAGAAGAAATAAGGTCATTTATAAAGGTGTAATTGATTCATTAAAAAGAGAAAAAAATGATGCCAAATCAGTTGATAATGGTTTTGAATTTGGAACACACATTAAAGACTTTAATGACATACAAGTAGATGATATTTTAAGATTTTATGAGGATGTATTAGTAGAAGATGAATAA
- a CDS encoding DUF448 domain-containing protein has protein sequence MSKPIKYRKNCVDGLIYLQHQMIRFAKINKDIYFDSERKLGGRGCWCLNDQNNIDIFFKKRLLNRAFKMNINIGKYKELEEEVRIWQKNQIENQI, from the coding sequence ATGTCAAAACCAATAAAATACAGAAAAAATTGTGTAGATGGATTGATTTATTTACAACACCAAATGATACGTTTTGCAAAAATAAATAAAGACATTTATTTTGATTCAGAACGTAAATTGGGTGGTCGTGGTTGTTGATGTTTAAATGACCAAAATAACATTGATATATTTTTTAAAAAAAGACTTTTAAATAGAGCTTTTAAGATGAATATCAATATTGGCAAATACAAAGAATTAGAAGAAGAGGTGAGAATATGGCAAAAAAATCAAATAGAAAATCAAATATAA
- the nusA gene encoding transcription termination/antitermination protein NusA, with translation MSNKFFEEIFNLSQLKNIPYDEVKNMFQEAITKNFEKLYDKDADLEFIFDSKNQVFELINHSKMVVEDPEDEDQKDNFIPCIQIAYSDAIKINPEIEIEDLMSEKVDFEKFPKKVYSQILSTFNQLTREYEKKVIFEKYSQLKGQILRAKLISKTDKGAVVSFDDEVEAFMFLKKANQKILPETGTLMDVVIKDVAEDSKFYQVIVSSSENILLEQIIKNEIPEFDTDDIEIVKIARIIGDKSKIAVKATNNNLLDAVGSIIGSNGERIKAIESKLHGEKLEIINYSDDIKKFIMNSLAPARVIDVILNENIENANSFDVIVPDRQHTLAIGRKGNNVVLAVELTSSKINVLSYSEALEKNLVFGWNGNISQEEVELLEQGQRLKHQQQKRQLQRKQTNTFDFNSLFEQDLQKFKSEFEIEDAKLFESRVFDSQNTNSTFNIDSDLEEAIKQTKFMDEEALDNLDDNIEDDEPYSKSYKEDYEQITKTKLSDFHEDKDLIQGIEDLDLDNINWDEEE, from the coding sequence ATGTCAAACAAATTTTTTGAAGAAATTTTTAATTTATCACAATTAAAAAATATTCCTTATGATGAAGTTAAAAATATGTTTCAAGAAGCTATTACAAAAAACTTTGAAAAGCTTTATGATAAAGATGCAGATTTAGAATTTATTTTTGATTCTAAAAATCAAGTATTTGAATTAATAAATCACTCTAAAATGGTCGTTGAAGATCCTGAAGATGAAGATCAAAAAGATAATTTTATTCCATGTATTCAAATTGCCTATTCTGATGCTATTAAAATAAATCCTGAAATAGAAATTGAAGATTTAATGAGTGAAAAGGTAGATTTTGAAAAATTCCCTAAAAAAGTATATTCACAAATTCTTTCTACATTTAACCAATTAACAAGAGAATATGAAAAGAAAGTCATATTTGAAAAATATTCACAATTAAAAGGTCAAATTTTACGTGCTAAATTAATTTCAAAAACAGATAAAGGAGCAGTAGTTTCTTTTGATGATGAAGTTGAAGCTTTTATGTTTCTAAAAAAAGCCAACCAAAAAATTCTTCCTGAAACAGGAACTTTAATGGATGTTGTGATTAAAGATGTTGCTGAAGATAGTAAATTTTATCAAGTTATAGTTTCAAGTTCAGAGAATATTTTATTAGAACAAATTATTAAAAACGAGATTCCTGAATTTGATACTGACGATATTGAAATAGTAAAAATTGCAAGAATTATTGGAGATAAATCCAAAATAGCAGTAAAAGCTACAAATAATAATTTATTAGATGCAGTTGGTTCAATTATTGGCTCAAATGGAGAAAGAATTAAAGCAATTGAATCAAAACTTCATGGAGAAAAATTAGAAATTATTAATTATAGTGATGATATTAAGAAATTTATTATGAATTCTCTTGCTCCAGCTAGAGTAATAGATGTAATTTTAAATGAAAACATTGAAAATGCTAATTCATTTGATGTTATTGTTCCTGATCGTCAACACACTTTGGCTATTGGAAGAAAAGGAAATAATGTTGTTTTAGCAGTAGAATTAACATCTTCTAAAATTAATGTTTTAAGTTATTCTGAGGCATTAGAAAAAAATCTTGTTTTTGGTTGAAATGGTAATATAAGTCAAGAAGAAGTTGAACTATTAGAACAAGGGCAAAGATTAAAACACCAACAACAAAAAAGACAACTTCAAAGAAAACAAACAAATACTTTTGACTTTAACTCATTATTTGAACAAGATCTTCAAAAATTTAAATCAGAATTTGAAATTGAAGATGCTAAGTTATTTGAAAGCAGAGTTTTTGATTCTCAAAACACAAATTCTACTTTTAATATTGATAGTGACTTAGAAGAGGCAATTAAACAAACAAAATTTATGGATGAAGAAGCACTTGATAATTTAGATGATAACATTGAAGATGATGAACCATATTCAAAATCATATAAAGAAGATTATGAACAAATAACTAAAACTAAATTAAGTGACTTCCATGAAGATAAAGACTTAATCCAAGGAATTGAAGATTTAGATTTAGATAATATTAATTGAGATGAAGAAGAATAA
- a CDS encoding 2-oxo acid dehydrogenase subunit E2 yields the protein MEAREEKLSGIRKAIAKNLKNAMDSVAYTSLVQKADATALWNYRLSVKDKVLAEQGVKLTFLSWVIKATSIALMEFPMFAAKVDEEAGVIKYPGQINISIAVDTPYGLLVPVIKNTEKLSVVEIQKEIVRLAELARGRKITQADMQGADFTITNIGSVGILFGNPIMNYPQIGILAVGAIFDELARKNGEIVDKKSVFLTVAADHRWVDGADIGRFNGRIIQLLEEPEKLGEL from the coding sequence ATGGAAGCAAGAGAAGAAAAATTATCAGGAATCCGTAAAGCTATTGCAAAAAACTTAAAAAATGCAATGGACAGTGTTGCTTATACATCATTAGTTCAAAAAGCTGATGCGACAGCATTATGAAACTATAGATTATCTGTTAAAGATAAAGTTTTAGCAGAACAAGGTGTAAAATTAACATTCTTATCATGAGTAATTAAAGCAACAAGTATTGCTTTAATGGAATTTCCAATGTTTGCTGCTAAAGTAGATGAAGAAGCAGGAGTTATTAAATATCCTGGACAAATCAACATTAGTATTGCAGTTGATACACCATATGGACTACTAGTTCCAGTTATAAAAAATACTGAAAAACTTTCAGTAGTAGAAATCCAAAAAGAAATTGTTCGTTTAGCAGAATTAGCAAGAGGAAGAAAAATTACTCAAGCTGATATGCAAGGTGCAGACTTTACAATTACAAATATAGGTAGTGTTGGAATTTTATTCGGGAATCCAATAATGAACTATCCACAAATCGGAATTTTAGCTGTAGGAGCTATATTTGATGAATTAGCTCGTAAAAATGGTGAAATAGTTGATAAAAAATCAGTATTTCTAACTGTTGCAGCTGATCACCGTTGAGTAGATGGTGCTGACATTGGACGTTTTAATGGACGTATTATACAATTACTTGAAGAACCAGAAAAATTAGGAGAATTATAA